Proteins from one uncultured Cohaesibacter sp. genomic window:
- a CDS encoding TRAP transporter large permease subunit — MNEALSISIFLFALFFLLGTSVWVGASLLLTAMLGMYLFTSAPIGDALALTVWGSQSSWTLTALPLFIWMGEILYRTNLSETLFRGIAPFMRRMPGGLLHVNVGASAIFAAISGSSAATVATVGKMAIPELRKRGYPERQIVGSLAGAGTLGLLIPPSISMIIYGVTVNESIAKLFMAAMIPGVCLALLFMGYIALWGLRHGSEMQMDPSTNWSEKLSAFLGLLPVVALIVAVIGSIYGGIATATEAAALGVLGSFILAFLQKTLTRDTFVESVLGAVRTTTMVMFILMGSGFLSLAMGFTGIPKALAEVISAWDPSPLVLIMTLTVFYILLGCFLDGISSIVLTMAVIEPMVRAAGFDMLWFGVYLMIVVEMAQITPPIGFNLFVLQGMTGHDIGVIARAAVPSFLVMCLFVVLLVIFPDLALWLPSVLK, encoded by the coding sequence ATGAATGAAGCGCTTTCCATTTCGATATTCCTGTTTGCCCTGTTCTTCCTGCTTGGCACCAGTGTCTGGGTGGGGGCGTCGCTGCTGCTCACGGCGATGCTGGGCATGTATCTGTTTACCTCTGCGCCCATCGGGGACGCGCTGGCGCTGACCGTCTGGGGCAGCCAATCTTCCTGGACTCTGACGGCTCTGCCTCTTTTCATCTGGATGGGTGAAATTCTCTATCGCACAAACCTGTCCGAGACCCTGTTTCGCGGCATCGCTCCCTTCATGCGGCGCATGCCTGGCGGATTGCTGCATGTAAATGTGGGGGCTTCTGCCATTTTTGCCGCCATTTCCGGCTCTTCGGCTGCCACGGTGGCCACAGTCGGTAAAATGGCCATTCCGGAGTTGCGCAAACGTGGCTATCCGGAAAGGCAGATCGTCGGGTCGCTTGCGGGGGCAGGCACACTCGGTCTGCTCATTCCGCCCAGTATTTCGATGATCATCTATGGGGTGACGGTCAACGAGAGCATCGCCAAGCTCTTTATGGCGGCGATGATCCCCGGTGTGTGTCTGGCGCTGCTTTTCATGGGCTATATCGCCCTGTGGGGGCTGCGCCATGGCAGCGAGATGCAGATGGATCCATCGACCAACTGGAGCGAAAAGCTTTCAGCCTTTCTGGGGCTGCTGCCCGTCGTGGCGCTCATTGTTGCGGTGATCGGCTCCATCTATGGCGGTATTGCTACGGCGACGGAAGCGGCGGCGCTCGGGGTGCTTGGGTCTTTTATACTCGCCTTCCTGCAAAAGACATTGACGCGGGACACTTTCGTTGAGTCCGTTTTGGGTGCGGTGCGCACCACCACGATGGTCATGTTCATTCTGATGGGATCAGGTTTCCTGTCGCTGGCTATGGGCTTTACCGGCATTCCAAAGGCGCTGGCCGAGGTGATTTCCGCATGGGATCCTTCGCCGTTGGTTCTGATCATGACACTAACGGTCTTCTACATCTTGCTGGGTTGTTTTCTGGACGGCATTTCGTCCATTGTTCTGACAATGGCCGTCATCGAGCCGATGGTCCGGGCTGCCGGATTTGATATGCTCTGGTTCGGAGTCTATCTGATGATCGTGGTCGAGATGGCACAGATTACGCCGCCAATCGGATTCAACCTGTTTGTGCTGCAAGGGATGACGGGGCACGATATCGGGGTCATTGCGCGGGCCGCGGTTCCGAGCTTCCTCGTCATGTGCCTGTTTGTGGTGCTGCTGGTTATCTTCCCGGATCTGGCGCTCTGGTTGCCGAGTGTATTGAAATAG
- a CDS encoding TRAP transporter substrate-binding protein translates to MKLKFLLASVAALAASTSLSHAEKWDMALAYSATNFHSEMAAEFAKEVAEKSDGALEITTHPSGSLFGGAEIFGAVRKGLVPIGERLISALGNESPIYEMDSIPFLATSFDDAMKLYKATKPTLEETLAKSRVTLLYSCPWPPQGFYSIKEAKVPADVEGLKFRAYNPTTSKIAEYLGMAPTKIEAAELSQAFATGVAEAMVSSGATGYDRKLWEHVGYYYDVKAWLPRNMVIVNTRAWDRLDDGVKAVVKDAAANAEAKCWAKSEELDSWYVEQFKEKGMTVAPASPEMMKAFEDAGAKLKAEWLERAGEAGAAALKAYEEM, encoded by the coding sequence ATGAAACTCAAATTTCTCCTTGCCTCGGTCGCAGCGCTTGCGGCCTCGACATCGCTCTCCCATGCTGAAAAGTGGGATATGGCTCTGGCTTATTCGGCCACCAACTTCCATTCCGAAATGGCTGCTGAATTTGCCAAGGAAGTGGCCGAGAAGAGTGATGGCGCGCTTGAAATTACCACTCATCCGTCCGGTTCGCTGTTTGGCGGGGCTGAAATTTTCGGCGCCGTGCGCAAGGGGCTGGTGCCGATTGGTGAGCGATTGATTTCTGCGCTTGGCAACGAAAGCCCGATCTATGAAATGGATTCCATTCCGTTTCTGGCAACCTCTTTTGATGACGCCATGAAGCTTTACAAGGCAACCAAGCCAACTCTAGAAGAAACTCTGGCAAAGTCGCGCGTCACGCTGCTTTATTCCTGCCCATGGCCGCCGCAGGGCTTCTATTCTATCAAGGAAGCCAAGGTGCCTGCTGATGTCGAAGGCCTGAAATTCCGTGCTTACAACCCGACAACATCTAAAATCGCTGAATATCTGGGCATGGCGCCAACCAAGATTGAGGCCGCCGAACTGTCTCAGGCCTTTGCTACCGGTGTGGCTGAAGCCATGGTTTCCTCCGGTGCGACCGGCTATGACCGCAAGCTTTGGGAACATGTGGGCTATTATTATGATGTGAAGGCCTGGTTGCCGCGCAACATGGTGATCGTCAACACCCGCGCATGGGACCGTCTGGATGATGGCGTCAAGGCTGTTGTCAAGGATGCTGCTGCCAATGCGGAAGCCAAATGCTGGGCAAAATCGGAAGAGCTGGACAGCTGGTATGTTGAGCAGTTCAAGGAAAAGGGCATGACCGTTGCTCCTGCTTCTCCTGAAATGATGAAAGCCTTTGAAGATGCTGGGGCAAAGCTGAAAGCAGAATGGCTTGAACGTGCCGGAGAAGCCGGCGCTGCCGCTCTGAAAGCCTACGAAGAAATGTAA
- a CDS encoding universal stress protein, with protein sequence MDPKILVAIDIEHQANAVKALKEAAKLAQCVNGEIHVCYVLAYGFYDYVKPFLVEEVVKDSIAHVKMELVALVKEAGLSDELVYRHVLKGGVHQQILLLAETLAPSYLIVNASQPDAMTGIAGPVTAQLAHLAPCSLLIVR encoded by the coding sequence ATGGACCCCAAGATTCTCGTTGCGATTGACATTGAACATCAGGCCAATGCGGTCAAGGCCCTCAAGGAAGCTGCAAAGCTTGCGCAATGCGTCAATGGCGAAATCCATGTCTGCTATGTGCTGGCCTATGGCTTTTATGACTATGTGAAGCCCTTTCTGGTGGAAGAGGTGGTCAAGGACAGCATTGCTCACGTCAAGATGGAGCTTGTGGCGCTTGTAAAGGAGGCTGGCCTCTCCGATGAGCTGGTCTATCGGCATGTTCTGAAGGGCGGCGTTCATCAGCAGATCCTGCTGCTCGCCGAGACGTTGGCCCCATCCTATCTCATCGTCAATGCCAGCCAGCCGGATGCGATGACGGGGATTGCCGGGCCGGTGACAGCCCAGCTCGCCCATCTTGCGCCTTGTAGTCTGTTGATCGTGCGCTAG
- a CDS encoding ABC transporter permease, with protein MYIYILKRLGLALLVAFTVSAISFSLLFMAGDPAIAIAGENASMEDIQMVNDRYGFDRPIVVQYFEWLGKAVSGDLGNSWYFDLPVSDLIVDRLSVTMLLGLLSISFALLLAIPMGVAAAMKPNSLIDRAALFISVVGQAIPSFWFGLILIVVFSIKLGLVPASGSTSWAHFILPTVVLGYYATPAIMRLTRAGMLEVLSADYIRTARAKGLDSRKIMFKHALRNAIIPVISLAAVQMGFMLGGSIVVESIFALHGAGFLAWESISRNDLPTMQALILIFSMFYIFFTFLADILNAWMDPRLRIA; from the coding sequence ATGTATATCTATATTCTGAAACGGCTTGGTCTTGCCTTACTGGTGGCTTTCACCGTATCCGCAATCAGCTTCAGCCTGCTTTTCATGGCCGGTGATCCCGCCATTGCAATTGCAGGGGAAAACGCGTCCATGGAAGACATCCAGATGGTCAATGACCGCTATGGATTTGATCGCCCCATCGTCGTGCAATATTTTGAATGGCTGGGCAAGGCTGTTTCCGGCGATCTGGGCAACAGCTGGTATTTTGATCTGCCTGTTTCCGATCTCATTGTTGACCGCCTGAGCGTCACCATGCTTCTGGGTTTGCTCAGTATCAGTTTCGCGCTTCTGCTGGCCATCCCCATGGGCGTTGCCGCAGCGATGAAACCAAACTCCCTCATCGACCGCGCAGCTCTCTTCATCTCGGTTGTCGGACAGGCCATCCCGTCCTTCTGGTTCGGCCTGATCCTGATTGTGGTCTTCTCCATCAAGCTGGGGCTTGTACCCGCTTCCGGCTCGACAAGCTGGGCCCACTTTATCCTGCCTACGGTCGTTCTGGGCTATTACGCCACCCCGGCCATCATGCGCCTTACCCGTGCAGGCATGCTCGAGGTGCTGAGCGCAGATTATATCCGCACCGCGCGCGCCAAAGGGTTGGATAGCCGCAAGATCATGTTCAAGCATGCCTTGCGCAATGCCATCATTCCGGTGATCAGCCTTGCTGCCGTGCAGATGGGCTTCATGCTGGGCGGATCCATCGTGGTGGAAAGCATTTTCGCGCTGCATGGCGCGGGCTTCCTCGCCTGGGAATCCATTTCCCGAAATGACCTGCCAACCATGCAGGCTCTCATCCTCATCTTCTCGATGTTCTACATCTTCTTCACCTTCCTGGCAGATATCCTCAACGCCTGGATGGATCCACGCCTGCGCATCGCCTGA
- a CDS encoding ABC transporter permease has translation MSETSITSTSTKKQAPAPKKQKTPVHQLSPRAKMLHRALRHKGLLFGLFVMAIIVIVALFAPLLAGHDPYSQSLLARMKPPVFLGGTWEHPLGTDALGRDYLARLVYGARISLLIGLIAATISACIGTFMGVLAGYFGGRIDLIVTFFINVRLAMPVVLVALAVVALFGGSLLVVVSVLGLLLWDRFAVVMRAATMQVRKLEYVAAAQVLGASLPRVLFKDILPNVMNHLIVIFTLEMAHAIILEAALSFLGLGVQPPTPSWGLMISEGKEMLLFESWLITIPGVALFFLVLSINMLGDGIRDVTAPEGRN, from the coding sequence ATGTCAGAGACATCCATCACCTCGACTTCGACCAAAAAACAGGCACCTGCCCCCAAAAAGCAGAAAACGCCGGTTCATCAGCTTTCACCGCGCGCCAAGATGCTGCATCGGGCGCTGCGCCACAAAGGCTTGCTGTTTGGCCTGTTCGTCATGGCGATCATCGTGATTGTCGCCCTGTTCGCGCCGCTGCTTGCCGGTCATGACCCCTATAGCCAAAGCTTGCTCGCCCGCATGAAGCCGCCAGTCTTTCTTGGTGGCACATGGGAGCACCCACTCGGCACGGACGCCCTTGGCCGCGACTATCTCGCCCGCCTTGTCTATGGCGCCCGCATTTCGCTGCTGATCGGCCTCATCGCAGCCACCATCTCGGCCTGCATCGGCACCTTCATGGGCGTTCTGGCTGGCTATTTCGGCGGCCGTATCGACCTGATCGTGACCTTCTTCATCAATGTGCGCCTCGCCATGCCGGTGGTTCTGGTGGCGCTTGCTGTCGTGGCCCTGTTCGGCGGATCTCTGCTCGTTGTCGTCTCCGTGCTTGGCCTACTGCTCTGGGACCGCTTTGCGGTGGTCATGCGCGCTGCCACCATGCAGGTGCGCAAGCTGGAATATGTTGCCGCAGCTCAGGTGCTCGGAGCCTCTCTGCCGCGCGTGCTGTTCAAGGATATCCTGCCGAATGTGATGAACCATCTGATCGTCATTTTCACGCTGGAAATGGCCCATGCCATCATCCTTGAAGCCGCCCTCAGCTTCCTTGGCCTTGGCGTTCAGCCACCAACCCCGTCCTGGGGCCTGATGATCTCTGAAGGCAAGGAAATGCTGCTGTTTGAAAGCTGGCTGATCACCATCCCGGGTGTCGCCCTGTTCTTCCTCGTCCTGTCCATCAACATGCTTGGCGACGGCATCCGCGACGTCACCGCACCGGAGGGCCGCAACTGA
- a CDS encoding GntR family transcriptional regulator: protein MTNKYKASALICSEIEQKIATGAYKDGEKLNEAALSEQFNVSRTPLREAFQILDGIGLVELIPNRGAFVRRPSMTRLVEMFEFMAELEAWCVKLATRRLTSAQQLYLKRAASDCARALKEGKNDDYYEANNRLHGMIYQASGNAVLEEETLRMHRRLRPFRRKQLDVSGRLEQSMKEHDDILAAMDEGDEEKAAELMRKHIYTLGNTYDQYLAALEEVPADIMSL from the coding sequence ATGACTAATAAATACAAAGCATCAGCCCTGATTTGCTCGGAAATTGAGCAGAAAATAGCCACCGGTGCCTACAAAGATGGCGAAAAGCTCAACGAAGCTGCGCTTTCCGAGCAGTTCAATGTTTCGCGCACACCGCTGAGAGAGGCCTTCCAGATTCTGGATGGCATCGGTCTTGTGGAACTTATACCCAATCGTGGTGCCTTCGTTCGCAGGCCTTCAATGACCCGCCTTGTGGAGATGTTTGAATTCATGGCCGAGTTGGAAGCCTGGTGTGTCAAGCTGGCAACCCGCCGTCTCACTTCAGCTCAGCAGCTTTATCTCAAGCGTGCCGCGAGCGATTGCGCGCGGGCGCTGAAGGAAGGCAAGAATGATGACTATTATGAAGCAAACAACAGACTTCATGGCATGATCTATCAGGCATCGGGCAATGCAGTGCTGGAAGAAGAGACGTTGCGCATGCACCGGCGGCTCAGACCCTTCCGGCGCAAGCAGCTCGATGTGAGCGGACGCCTTGAGCAGTCCATGAAAGAGCATGATGATATTCTGGCTGCCATGGATGAAGGCGATGAGGAAAAAGCTGCCGAACTGATGCGCAAACATATCTACACGCTTGGTAACACCTATGATCAGTATCTGGCTGCGCTTGAAGAAGTGCCTGCCGATATCATGAGCCTATAA
- a CDS encoding TRAP transporter small permease, with amino-acid sequence MTTISRFMDRIYLLGAWLAGALLVLLCLLVLYSILARLVGWFAGGASDVAGYAMATSSFMALAYTFRSQGHIRVSILSQRLEGAKRRALEIWAHLVISGVASFLAFYMMRLVIDSYDYGERSEGADAILLWIPQTPVALGSILFALSTIHVLLIVLFDYKSIDPEQGEAGGPQEV; translated from the coding sequence ATGACTACTATCAGTCGGTTTATGGACCGCATCTATCTTTTGGGAGCCTGGCTTGCGGGGGCGCTCCTGGTGTTGCTGTGTCTGTTGGTGCTTTACAGCATTCTGGCGCGTCTTGTTGGATGGTTCGCCGGAGGGGCGTCCGATGTGGCTGGCTATGCCATGGCAACCAGCAGCTTCATGGCGCTTGCCTATACCTTCCGCTCACAGGGGCATATTCGCGTGTCGATCCTCTCCCAGAGGCTGGAAGGGGCCAAGCGGCGGGCTCTGGAAATCTGGGCGCATCTGGTTATCTCCGGAGTTGCCAGCTTTCTGGCCTTCTACATGATGCGACTGGTGATTGATTCCTATGACTATGGTGAGCGTAGCGAAGGCGCCGATGCGATCCTTTTGTGGATACCGCAGACGCCGGTGGCGCTGGGTTCCATATTGTTTGCGCTGTCGACCATTCATGTCTTGCTGATCGTTCTGTTCGATTACAAGTCGATAGATCCTGAACAGGGCGAGGCCGGGGGGCCGCAAGAAGTATGA
- a CDS encoding ABC transporter ATP-binding protein, giving the protein MTDPILTIKNLTVDLPEGGDRPHAVEKLSVDIAPKEIVCIVGESGSGKSITSFTTMGLLPKALKPSTGEVIFEGQDVLKLSPREHAKLRGSRMAMIFQEPMSALNPCYTVGDQIEEVFEQHTSLSKAERKAKTIKLLDEVQLPEPERIYSSYPHQLSGGQRQRIVIAIALALDPSLLIADEPTTALDLSTQAQILHLFKELREKHSAGIMFVTHDFDVVAEIADKVVVMKEGKIVEQGTAEEVLNRPKHPYTRKLIDAVPRRTGTVNAHMAEKHKVMEVLGLNKTFHTKGTMFKPSRTVHACKDINFIVHRGETLGIVGESGSGKSTLVKCLIRLEDPDSGSVIIDGSDIAQFTPKLLHPYRKSIQIVFQDPYGSLNPRRTIGDQLVEGPVNFGEDRAHAMERAKKLMEIVRLEQDALYRYPAQFSGGQRQRICIARALMVEPEVLIADEAVSALDVSVQKEVLKLLNEIRDEMGLTVLFITHDLRVAAQICDNLVVMQNGEIVERGNVDEVFGHPKHDYTKKLLSAQPGQNWKVPDISKLPPVDPALLEQALNQPMGAVR; this is encoded by the coding sequence ATGACCGATCCTATTCTCACCATCAAGAATCTGACCGTCGATCTGCCAGAAGGCGGCGACCGCCCCCATGCGGTCGAAAAGCTCTCGGTTGACATTGCCCCGAAGGAAATCGTCTGCATCGTCGGCGAATCCGGCTCGGGCAAGTCCATCACCTCCTTCACCACCATGGGCCTCTTGCCGAAGGCTCTGAAGCCTTCAACCGGTGAAGTGATCTTTGAAGGGCAGGATGTGCTCAAGCTCTCCCCTAGGGAACATGCCAAGCTGCGCGGTAGCCGCATGGCCATGATCTTTCAGGAGCCCATGAGCGCGCTCAATCCCTGCTACACGGTCGGAGATCAGATCGAGGAAGTGTTCGAGCAGCATACCAGCCTGTCCAAAGCCGAACGCAAGGCCAAGACCATCAAGCTGCTGGACGAAGTACAGCTTCCGGAACCCGAACGGATCTATTCCTCCTATCCCCATCAGCTCTCCGGTGGTCAGCGCCAGCGCATCGTCATCGCCATTGCTCTTGCGCTTGATCCGTCCCTGCTGATCGCAGACGAACCGACCACCGCACTCGACCTGTCCACGCAGGCCCAGATCCTTCATCTGTTCAAGGAACTGCGCGAGAAACACTCCGCCGGCATCATGTTCGTGACCCACGACTTCGACGTGGTAGCCGAGATTGCCGACAAGGTTGTCGTCATGAAAGAGGGCAAGATTGTCGAGCAGGGCACAGCCGAAGAAGTGCTCAACCGCCCCAAACATCCCTACACCCGCAAATTGATTGATGCAGTGCCGCGCCGCACCGGAACGGTGAATGCCCACATGGCGGAAAAGCACAAGGTGATGGAAGTGCTTGGCCTCAACAAGACCTTCCACACAAAGGGCACCATGTTCAAACCGTCTCGCACGGTGCATGCCTGCAAGGATATCAACTTCATCGTCCATCGCGGCGAGACTCTGGGCATCGTGGGCGAATCCGGCTCGGGTAAATCAACGCTCGTCAAATGCCTCATTCGCCTTGAAGATCCGGATAGCGGGTCTGTCATCATCGATGGCAGCGACATCGCGCAATTCACGCCAAAGCTACTGCATCCCTATCGCAAGAGCATCCAGATCGTCTTTCAGGACCCCTACGGCTCGCTCAACCCGCGCCGCACCATCGGCGACCAGTTGGTAGAGGGACCGGTCAATTTCGGAGAAGACCGCGCCCATGCCATGGAACGGGCCAAGAAGCTGATGGAAATCGTCCGGTTGGAGCAGGATGCGCTCTATCGCTATCCCGCCCAGTTCTCCGGTGGTCAGCGCCAGCGCATCTGCATCGCCCGCGCACTGATGGTCGAGCCCGAAGTGCTCATTGCCGACGAAGCCGTCTCGGCGCTGGACGTATCCGTGCAGAAGGAAGTGCTCAAGCTGCTCAACGAGATCCGGGATGAAATGGGCCTGACGGTTCTCTTCATCACCCATGACTTGCGCGTTGCCGCCCAGATCTGTGACAATCTTGTGGTCATGCAGAATGGTGAGATCGTGGAACGGGGCAATGTCGACGAAGTCTTCGGACACCCCAAACACGACTATACCAAGAAATTGCTCTCGGCCCAGCCCGGTCAGAATTGGAAGGTCCCTGACATCTCCAAACTGCCCCCCGTTGATCCGGCCCTGCTGGAGCAAGCGCTGAACCAGCCCATGGGAGCGGTCAGATGA
- a CDS encoding ABC transporter substrate-binding protein, protein MKISKLVVSTAVYLALSATSYADKASDTVNMAFLKELESADVFFNTAREGLLLNHSVWDGLLYRDPDTGEYKGNLAESWKWINDTTIEFKLREGIKFHNGEAFNADDVVYTVNFVADKANGVKSQTNVSWMDHAEKVDDYTVRIIADAPFPAAEEFLAGPVAMYPNEYYAEVGPKGMAAHPVGTGPFKVTELEPGKHFVLEKNEDYFNGPKGMAKVSKIDIRTIPDMNTQIAEFFNGTLDFLWNIPADQAEKLDAMGKFDVVNAPAIRVGYITIDAAGRYDPDGPMTKKKVRQAIYHAIDREAIVQALVKGSSQVIDSACSPVQFACAQDLPTYDYDPEKAKALLAEAGYPDGFTTDFYAYRNRPYAEAMMGFLNEVGIKTNFSYLKYAALREKRAKGEVPISFQTWGSYSIADASAITSEFFTGGDWDDARDPEIIDWLTEADKTTDKEARKALYKKALTKIVEEAYWVPMFTYNVNYAMSKELDYKATPDELVRFFTFGWK, encoded by the coding sequence ATGAAGATATCCAAACTGGTAGTGAGTACTGCGGTCTACTTGGCGCTTTCGGCGACGTCCTACGCCGACAAAGCGAGCGACACCGTCAATATGGCATTTCTGAAAGAACTCGAATCTGCCGACGTCTTTTTCAACACGGCACGCGAAGGTCTTCTCCTGAACCATTCGGTTTGGGATGGTCTGCTTTATCGCGACCCCGACACGGGCGAATATAAGGGCAACCTTGCTGAATCATGGAAATGGATCAACGACACCACAATCGAATTCAAGCTGCGTGAGGGCATCAAATTCCACAATGGCGAAGCATTCAACGCAGATGATGTTGTCTACACCGTCAACTTTGTTGCCGACAAAGCCAATGGCGTAAAAAGCCAGACCAACGTGAGCTGGATGGACCATGCAGAGAAGGTGGATGACTATACGGTCCGCATCATTGCCGACGCCCCATTCCCAGCCGCTGAAGAATTCCTCGCCGGCCCTGTCGCCATGTATCCCAATGAGTATTACGCAGAAGTCGGCCCCAAGGGCATGGCTGCCCATCCTGTCGGCACCGGCCCGTTCAAGGTCACCGAGCTGGAGCCAGGCAAGCATTTTGTGCTTGAGAAAAACGAAGACTATTTCAATGGCCCCAAAGGCATGGCCAAGGTGTCGAAAATCGACATCCGCACCATCCCTGACATGAACACCCAGATCGCCGAATTCTTCAACGGCACGCTGGACTTCCTCTGGAACATCCCTGCTGACCAGGCCGAAAAGCTCGACGCCATGGGCAAGTTCGACGTGGTCAACGCACCGGCAATCCGCGTTGGTTATATCACAATCGACGCTGCAGGCCGCTACGATCCGGACGGCCCGATGACCAAGAAGAAGGTTCGTCAGGCTATCTATCACGCCATTGACCGTGAAGCCATTGTCCAAGCTTTGGTCAAAGGCTCTTCTCAGGTCATCGACAGCGCCTGCTCTCCGGTTCAGTTCGCCTGTGCCCAGGACCTGCCGACCTATGACTATGATCCGGAAAAAGCCAAGGCACTTCTCGCCGAAGCCGGTTATCCGGATGGCTTCACCACCGATTTCTATGCATACCGCAACCGTCCGTATGCAGAAGCCATGATGGGCTTCCTCAACGAAGTCGGCATCAAGACCAACTTCAGTTACCTGAAATATGCTGCCCTGCGTGAGAAACGCGCCAAGGGTGAAGTGCCGATTTCCTTCCAGACCTGGGGCTCCTACTCCATCGCGGACGCTTCGGCCATCACTTCGGAATTCTTCACCGGCGGCGACTGGGATGATGCCCGTGATCCGGAAATCATCGACTGGCTGACCGAGGCCGACAAGACCACCGACAAGGAAGCACGCAAGGCCCTTTACAAAAAGGCTCTGACCAAGATTGTCGAGGAAGCCTACTGGGTTCCGATGTTCACCTACAATGTGAACTACGCCATGAGCAAGGAACTTGACTACAAGGCAACCCCTGACGAACTGGTGCGCTTCTTCACCTTCGGCTGGAAATAA